One Vigna unguiculata cultivar IT97K-499-35 chromosome 7, ASM411807v1, whole genome shotgun sequence genomic region harbors:
- the LOC114189810 gene encoding GRF1-interacting factor 1-like isoform X2, translating to MYLDENKSLILKIVESQNSGKLSECAENQSRLQRNLMYLAAIADSQPQPPPMPGQYPPSGMMQQGAHYMQAQQAQQMSQQQLMASRSSLLYAQQPFSALQQQQQGLHSQLGMSSSGSQGFHMMQSEATTVGGNAAIGSGGFPDFVRIGGSGKQDIGSSGEGRGGSSSGHSGDGGETLYLKSAADGN from the exons ATG TATCTGGATGAGAACAAGTCCCTGATTCTGAAGATTGTTGAAAGCCAGAATTCTGGCAAGCTGAGCGAGTGTGCCGA GAACCAATCCAGGCTGCAGAGAAATCTGATGTACCTTGCTGCAATAGCTGATTCCCAGCCCCAACCACCTCCTATGCCTGGTCAG TATCCTCCCAGTGGAATGATGCAGCAGGGAGCACACTACATGCAGGCTCAACAAGCTCAGCAGATGTCACAACAACAGCTAATGGCTTCACGCTCCTCCCTCTTATACGCACAACAACCCTTCTCAGCCCTTCAACAGCAGCAGCAGGGCTTGCATAGCCAACTTGGCATGAGCTCCAGTGGAAGTCAAGGCTTTCACATGATGCAAAGTGAAGCCACAACTGTAGGGGGCAATGCAGCCATAGGTTCTGGAGGGTTCCCTGATTTTGTACGCATTGGTGGCAGTGGCAAGCAAGATATTGGAAGCTCTGGTGAAGGCAGAGGAGGAAGCTCTAGTGGCCACTCTGGTGATGGTGGTGAGACCCTTTATCTGAAATCTGCAGCTGATGGAAACTAA
- the LOC114189810 gene encoding GRF1-interacting factor 1-like isoform X1 — MQQHLMQMQPIMAAYYPNNVTTDHIQQYLDENKSLILKIVESQNSGKLSECAENQSRLQRNLMYLAAIADSQPQPPPMPGQYPPSGMMQQGAHYMQAQQAQQMSQQQLMASRSSLLYAQQPFSALQQQQQGLHSQLGMSSSGSQGFHMMQSEATTVGGNAAIGSGGFPDFVRIGGSGKQDIGSSGEGRGGSSSGHSGDGGETLYLKSAADGN, encoded by the exons ATGCAGCAGCACCTGATGCAGATGCAGCCCATCATGGCAGCCTACTACCCCAACAACGTCACCACTGATCACATTCAACAG TATCTGGATGAGAACAAGTCCCTGATTCTGAAGATTGTTGAAAGCCAGAATTCTGGCAAGCTGAGCGAGTGTGCCGA GAACCAATCCAGGCTGCAGAGAAATCTGATGTACCTTGCTGCAATAGCTGATTCCCAGCCCCAACCACCTCCTATGCCTGGTCAG TATCCTCCCAGTGGAATGATGCAGCAGGGAGCACACTACATGCAGGCTCAACAAGCTCAGCAGATGTCACAACAACAGCTAATGGCTTCACGCTCCTCCCTCTTATACGCACAACAACCCTTCTCAGCCCTTCAACAGCAGCAGCAGGGCTTGCATAGCCAACTTGGCATGAGCTCCAGTGGAAGTCAAGGCTTTCACATGATGCAAAGTGAAGCCACAACTGTAGGGGGCAATGCAGCCATAGGTTCTGGAGGGTTCCCTGATTTTGTACGCATTGGTGGCAGTGGCAAGCAAGATATTGGAAGCTCTGGTGAAGGCAGAGGAGGAAGCTCTAGTGGCCACTCTGGTGATGGTGGTGAGACCCTTTATCTGAAATCTGCAGCTGATGGAAACTAA